The DNA region CAGTGAAGACCCCTACGGCGACCCCGCAGACCAAGGGGAATTTGGTAACGTTCGTCCAGCCAGCGAAGATCCCTACGGCGACCCCGCAGATGAGGATTACCGTCGTTAATGCGAAACTTAACCCCCTTAAAAAAGGGGTAACTGAGTCAAAGTCCCCCTTTTTTTTAAGGGGGATTTAATTTAGGAGGATCTACTCAGCCAAAATTTCTTGCGATCGCTCAATACTTTTACGCACAGATTGGGCTGAAGTATGCAAACCTTCTCTTTCGCGATCGGTCAGATTTAATTCCAAAATACTTTCAATTCCACCGCATCCCAACCGACAGGGAACACCAATCACAACATCTTTTAAACCGTATTCACCTTGCAGATACGCCGCCACAGGCAATAACCGCGACTGATTTAGCAAAATCGATTCTACCATCACACTAGTAGCCGATGCCGGAGCAAAAAAAGCACCACCCGTCTGCATCAATTCCACAATTTCTGCGCCACCGTTGCGAGTTCTTTCTACCAAGCGTTCAATTGTGGCTACATCCAGCAATTCCGTAATGGGAACGCCGTTAACGGTAGCATAACGAGACAACGGAACCATTAAATCGCCGTGGCTACCCAACACCATTGCTTTGACATCAGCAGGTAAAACCCCCAATTCTAGGGCAATAAAGGTTTCAAAACGGGCGGAATCTAACACACCAGCCATACCCATAATGCGATCGCGTGGTAAACCAGTTGCTTGCCAAGCTAAATAAGTCATCACATCCAACGGATTGGTAACGACAATAAAAATAGCATTAGGAGAATGAGCGATCGCATTTTTTGCCGCTTCCACCACAATCTTGGCATTAGTTTTCAGCAAATCATCCCGACTCATCCCTGGTTTGCGGGGAAGTCCTGCGGTAATCACCACAATTTGAGAACCAGATGTATCAGCATAATTATTTGTGCCGATAATTTGGCGATTATGTATTTCAATTCCTCTGGCTTCCATCAAATCCAGCGCCAAACCTTGAGGCATTCCCGCAATAATATCTAGTAAAACTACATCAGCCAGGTTTTTCTCCGCAACGCGTTGGGCTAAAGTACTGCCAACCCTACCCGCACCCACGATGGTGACACGAGGTAAACTACACACAATTGGGGAGCTAGGCGAAGAAGACATAATTATTAAAATGCAATTTTTATTAACCAGAATTCAGAATCTAGGAGTCAGAATTCAGTACGAACTCTATACGATACTTCGACGGGCGGTAGTTGAAGGCAATCGAAACTCAGTACATCGCTAGCAGATGAATAAACGGTGAAACATTACACCAAATCTATGTGCTGAATCCCCACCAATCCATTCTGACTTCTGAATTCTGACTCCTGAATTCTTTACTTATTATTTAAACTCTTCAAGCTGATCCACACGTAACCAAACATTTGGCGTTGGCACTTTCCCGAACTTAACAAGGGCATAATCACCTTTGATATCTACAATT from Nostoc commune NIES-4072 includes:
- the mdh gene encoding malate dehydrogenase, translating into MSSSPSSPIVCSLPRVTIVGAGRVGSTLAQRVAEKNLADVVLLDIIAGMPQGLALDLMEARGIEIHNRQIIGTNNYADTSGSQIVVITAGLPRKPGMSRDDLLKTNAKIVVEAAKNAIAHSPNAIFIVVTNPLDVMTYLAWQATGLPRDRIMGMAGVLDSARFETFIALELGVLPADVKAMVLGSHGDLMVPLSRYATVNGVPITELLDVATIERLVERTRNGGAEIVELMQTGGAFFAPASATSVMVESILLNQSRLLPVAAYLQGEYGLKDVVIGVPCRLGCGGIESILELNLTDREREGLHTSAQSVRKSIERSQEILAE